The following are encoded in a window of Microbacterium sp. LWO13-1.2 genomic DNA:
- a CDS encoding SRPBCC family protein — protein MPVTDVTTDTENLTMTVTADFAAPVERVWSAYSDPRQLERFWGPPGWPATFTSWDHTVGGRANYTMNGPRGERSSASWEFLAIEAPSRFEVIDTFADEDGKPLADFPATRMTFDFEPTAEGTRMVSTSHFPSVEAIEQLVGMGMVEGLKMSMAQLDTVLQDLRDYAQGKGTRVELLDDTHVRITRLVDGPRELVWRAFNEEELMRRWMLGPDGWEMTECVIGTEPGQSYRNSWVPVGDTEGQPFGFEGEVLLIDAPRRAVTTERMQGMASPETLNDLNLYEEDGATLITALIEYPDKETRDMILATGMADGMEASYARLERELLTV, from the coding sequence ATGCCTGTCACCGATGTCACCACCGACACCGAGAACCTGACCATGACGGTCACCGCGGATTTCGCAGCACCCGTCGAGCGGGTCTGGAGCGCCTACAGCGACCCGCGCCAGCTCGAGCGCTTCTGGGGTCCTCCCGGATGGCCGGCGACGTTCACCTCCTGGGACCACACCGTCGGCGGCCGCGCGAACTACACGATGAACGGGCCGCGGGGCGAGCGCTCCTCTGCGTCGTGGGAGTTCCTCGCGATCGAGGCACCGAGCCGTTTCGAGGTGATCGACACTTTCGCCGATGAAGACGGCAAGCCGCTCGCGGACTTCCCCGCAACGCGCATGACGTTCGACTTCGAGCCGACCGCCGAGGGCACCCGCATGGTCTCGACGAGCCACTTCCCCTCCGTCGAAGCGATCGAACAGCTCGTCGGAATGGGCATGGTCGAGGGTCTGAAGATGTCGATGGCCCAGCTCGACACCGTCCTGCAGGACCTCCGCGACTACGCGCAGGGCAAGGGCACCCGGGTCGAGCTGCTCGACGACACCCACGTGCGCATCACGCGTCTCGTCGACGGTCCGCGCGAGTTGGTCTGGCGCGCGTTCAACGAGGAGGAGCTGATGCGCCGGTGGATGCTCGGGCCGGACGGATGGGAGATGACCGAGTGCGTCATCGGCACCGAACCGGGCCAGAGCTACCGCAATTCCTGGGTACCCGTGGGCGACACCGAGGGGCAGCCCTTCGGGTTCGAAGGCGAAGTACTGCTCATCGATGCCCCGCGCCGGGCCGTCACCACCGAGCGGATGCAGGGCATGGCGAGCCCCGAGACGCTGAACGACCTCAACCTCTACGAGGAGGACGGCGCGACGCTCATCACCGCCCTCATCGAGTACCCCGACAAGGAGACGCGCGACATGATCCTCGCCACCGGCATGGCCGACGGCATGGAGGCCTCGTACGCTCGCCTCGAGCGGGAGCTGCTCACGGTCTGA
- a CDS encoding transcriptional regulator — translation MVVQRELSEAEIDRVFHALAASTRRDILRRTIEREQSVSTLAVDYEMSFAAVQKHVAVLEAANLIVKRAEGRERLVRANPEMIARAKALLARYEELWRARIARLDDLLAEPPASPTARTEQGE, via the coding sequence ATGGTTGTACAAAGAGAACTCAGCGAAGCGGAGATCGACCGTGTGTTCCACGCATTGGCGGCCTCGACCCGACGGGACATCCTCCGCCGGACGATCGAGCGAGAGCAGTCGGTGTCGACCCTCGCGGTCGACTACGAGATGTCGTTCGCGGCGGTGCAGAAGCACGTGGCTGTGCTCGAAGCCGCGAATCTCATCGTCAAGCGCGCCGAAGGACGCGAGCGGCTCGTCCGCGCGAATCCCGAGATGATCGCCCGCGCCAAAGCGCTCCTCGCCCGCTACGAAGAGCTCTGGCGGGCACGTATCGCCCGCCTCGACGATCTGCTGGCCGAACCGCCGGCATCCCCCACCGCACGAACCGAACAAGGAGAGTGA
- a CDS encoding TetR/AcrR family transcriptional regulator: MGHQTPADVRAEVSRLPQGARSAAVHQKALNAAADLLVSGGLKAATVEAVSDVSGVSKVTLYRHWPSRQAIAAEAFGQLMREHLVVPRTDDPPADLVSYLVDIGAFYRGPLGVTFAELVGACANDPTTAAYFRTFFLDERRKGFATLVERCVESGYFRADADIDEVIDLFFGPLVYRTLVGHASVDDRAVNSIINHAIRGLRADPGPA; this comes from the coding sequence ATGGGGCATCAGACTCCCGCCGATGTCAGGGCTGAAGTTTCACGCCTTCCCCAGGGAGCTCGGAGTGCCGCCGTCCACCAGAAGGCATTGAACGCAGCTGCCGATCTGCTCGTCTCCGGTGGTTTGAAGGCGGCGACGGTCGAGGCAGTCTCGGACGTTTCCGGGGTGAGCAAGGTCACGTTGTATCGGCACTGGCCGTCGCGTCAGGCCATCGCCGCCGAAGCTTTCGGTCAACTCATGAGAGAGCACCTCGTGGTGCCGAGGACGGACGATCCGCCCGCCGATCTCGTCTCCTATCTTGTGGATATCGGCGCCTTCTACCGCGGGCCACTGGGCGTCACCTTCGCCGAGCTGGTCGGTGCGTGCGCGAACGATCCGACGACCGCGGCATACTTTCGCACCTTCTTCCTGGACGAGCGTCGCAAGGGGTTCGCCACCTTGGTCGAGCGCTGCGTCGAGTCGGGGTACTTTCGAGCCGATGCCGATATCGACGAGGTGATCGATCTGTTCTTCGGTCCCCTCGTTTATCGCACCCTCGTCGGGCATGCGAGCGTTGATGACAGGGCCGTGAACTCGATCATCAACCATGCGATCCGAGGGCTCAGGGCCGACCCGGGGCCGGCGTGA
- a CDS encoding SDR family oxidoreductase, which translates to MTSLEGKTILITGGNKGIGQEIARASAARGARTLIAFGGDHAAAASTLGELEALTPGAAAFQADLATEEGVHDLFDRVTTHVGTIDALVNSAGVFATAPLEEVTDDSFAYHFALNVFGLTHAIREAVAIFSTAGASVVNIGSSVSSFTPAGSVVYNASKGAVDAITRTLANELGPRGIRVNSINPGLTSTPGMRRSEFSAEAFTREIEARTPLGRIGVPADLAGAACFLISDESSWLTGETIVIGGGLH; encoded by the coding sequence ATGACGAGCCTTGAGGGCAAGACCATACTCATCACCGGGGGAAACAAGGGCATAGGTCAGGAGATCGCTCGCGCGTCGGCCGCCCGCGGAGCCAGGACGCTGATCGCATTCGGCGGAGATCATGCAGCAGCGGCATCCACGTTGGGCGAATTGGAGGCGCTGACCCCGGGCGCGGCGGCGTTCCAGGCCGATCTCGCCACCGAGGAAGGCGTGCACGACCTGTTCGATCGAGTAACGACGCATGTCGGCACGATCGACGCGCTCGTCAACTCAGCCGGGGTCTTCGCGACCGCTCCGCTCGAGGAGGTCACCGACGATTCATTCGCGTACCACTTCGCGCTCAACGTCTTCGGTTTGACGCACGCGATCAGAGAGGCGGTCGCGATCTTCTCCACGGCTGGTGCGAGTGTCGTCAACATCGGGTCGAGCGTCTCCTCCTTCACTCCCGCCGGCTCGGTGGTCTACAACGCGAGTAAGGGAGCTGTGGACGCGATCACACGCACCCTCGCCAACGAACTCGGTCCCCGCGGGATCCGGGTCAACTCGATCAATCCCGGACTCACTTCGACCCCCGGCATGCGGCGAAGCGAGTTCTCCGCCGAAGCGTTCACGCGCGAGATCGAAGCACGGACGCCACTCGGCCGCATCGGCGTTCCTGCCGATCTGGCCGGCGCGGCCTGCTTCCTGATTTCCGACGAGTCGTCCTGGCTCACCGGGGAGACCATCGTCATCGGCGGCGGCCTTCATTAG
- a CDS encoding SDR family NAD(P)-dependent oxidoreductase: MRISDNTIFIAGGTSGIGLELAIRLSAEGNKVIVGGRRRDRLDEITAAHPELGAVEIDVDDMASITRAFEKVTSSYPELNVLVTMSGIMYPEDLKSADSLQVAERTVTTNILGTIRLASQFIPFLSEKESATIVTVTSALAFVPLPMTPTYNASKAAIHSFTESMRVQLADTSIQVIEIAPPGVRTSLMGQENSEAAMPLDAFVDEVIALLKANPQAKEIIVEAASGLRNAEANGNYDEMLAMLS; encoded by the coding sequence ATGAGAATCTCTGACAACACGATCTTCATCGCCGGCGGAACCTCCGGAATCGGACTCGAACTGGCGATTCGCCTCTCGGCCGAAGGCAACAAGGTCATCGTCGGCGGCCGCCGACGCGACCGCCTCGATGAGATCACAGCAGCACATCCCGAGCTCGGAGCGGTCGAAATCGATGTCGACGACATGGCATCCATCACGCGTGCATTCGAGAAGGTCACGTCGTCATACCCGGAGCTCAACGTGCTCGTGACGATGTCCGGCATCATGTACCCGGAGGACCTGAAGTCGGCGGACTCTCTGCAGGTCGCCGAGCGAACGGTGACGACGAACATCCTGGGCACCATCCGACTCGCTTCGCAGTTCATTCCGTTCCTGAGCGAGAAGGAATCCGCCACCATCGTGACGGTCACATCGGCACTGGCCTTCGTCCCGCTTCCGATGACCCCGACGTACAACGCGTCGAAGGCGGCGATTCACTCCTTCACGGAGAGCATGCGGGTGCAGTTGGCAGACACCTCGATCCAGGTCATCGAAATCGCTCCTCCCGGGGTCCGTACGTCGCTGATGGGCCAGGAGAACTCGGAGGCCGCTATGCCTCTGGATGCCTTCGTCGATGAGGTCATCGCTCTGCTGAAGGCGAACCCGCAGGCCAAGGAGATCATCGTCGAGGCCGCTTCGGGGTTGCGGAACGCGGAGGCGAACGGCAACTACGACGAGATGCTCGCGATGCTCAGCTGA
- a CDS encoding MFS transporter, producing the protein MTGNDSAPPSDGSPIGPIHSGRWKSFALIALGVTSLALRPSLTAIGALTPAMLAGGELSVAQLGFLGSVPLIVFAMFSSMVPALLHRVRITTALTVAMSAVVVGSLLRVAPGAALLYGGTALIAAGLCVGNVLLPVAARAFFPHRVGRVTGICTALISAGGGAGVALALPLADGLRAGWRVALAITAATAAVAAVAWLMPVLRVYEAGRPRIHLPSSSTKTKADASTVVMAGAFFGAQASFFYLAASWLLPLLMEKSNRIEQATFGVGAFSFAGVLTCLVAPSLALGKVGLRGMILVVSTLQIVGATGVFCGTGFVALGGAVVLAVGVTAAFSLSIVIFSIAAGSAHATVALSGRAQSLGYTIAAVFPFVAGLVRMQTGSWLVVEASMLVLAAVTLISGLLLTTRQRGLGRRDL; encoded by the coding sequence ATGACCGGTAATGATTCGGCACCTCCATCCGACGGATCCCCGATCGGCCCGATCCATTCCGGGCGATGGAAGTCATTCGCGCTCATTGCGCTCGGGGTCACGTCTCTGGCGCTCCGCCCCTCGCTGACCGCGATCGGTGCGCTGACGCCGGCGATGCTGGCCGGCGGGGAACTGTCCGTGGCGCAACTGGGCTTCCTGGGATCGGTTCCCCTCATCGTCTTCGCGATGTTCTCCTCGATGGTCCCCGCGCTGCTGCATCGGGTGCGGATCACCACGGCGCTGACTGTGGCGATGTCGGCTGTGGTGGTGGGGAGCCTGCTTCGCGTGGCACCCGGTGCTGCGCTTCTCTACGGGGGCACAGCTCTCATCGCTGCCGGGTTGTGCGTCGGGAACGTCCTCCTTCCAGTGGCAGCACGAGCGTTCTTCCCTCACCGCGTCGGCCGTGTGACGGGCATCTGCACGGCGTTGATCTCGGCCGGTGGTGGCGCAGGCGTCGCGCTTGCGCTTCCCCTCGCTGATGGGCTTCGGGCCGGATGGCGAGTGGCGCTCGCTATCACCGCAGCGACCGCGGCCGTCGCTGCGGTCGCCTGGCTGATGCCTGTCCTGCGTGTATACGAGGCCGGCAGGCCTCGTATACACCTTCCTTCTTCATCGACGAAGACGAAGGCGGACGCGAGCACCGTGGTGATGGCAGGTGCTTTTTTCGGCGCGCAGGCGTCGTTCTTCTACCTTGCGGCCTCGTGGCTGCTCCCGCTGCTCATGGAGAAGTCGAATCGCATCGAGCAGGCGACCTTCGGGGTCGGCGCGTTCAGCTTCGCCGGAGTCCTCACATGCCTCGTCGCGCCCTCGTTGGCGCTCGGGAAGGTGGGGCTGCGGGGGATGATCCTCGTCGTCTCGACTCTCCAGATCGTCGGCGCGACGGGCGTGTTCTGCGGAACCGGATTCGTCGCGCTCGGCGGAGCCGTCGTGCTGGCCGTCGGGGTGACCGCGGCGTTTTCTCTCAGCATCGTGATCTTCAGCATCGCTGCCGGATCCGCCCACGCGACGGTCGCTTTGTCGGGGCGAGCCCAGAGCCTTGGCTACACAATCGCCGCGGTCTTCCCCTTTGTCGCCGGCCTCGTGCGCATGCAGACCGGCTCGTGGCTGGTTGTGGAAGCGAGCATGCTCGTATTGGCGGCAGTGACCCTCATCAGCGGCCTCCTTCTCACGACCCGGCAGCGAGGTCTTGGGCGCCGAGACCTGTGA
- a CDS encoding aldehyde dehydrogenase family protein has protein sequence MTDQRVREYGAFIDGEFRALGPVWFEAREAATGQLLARLTRSGPSEVDDAVEAADRAFPAWAAFPAEHRAGLLMKFAAAVEANAERLARLESVDTGRHIREMREDYAATVTQLRYFASVVLAHEGFGRQLASGYLVAKRVPLGVCGQIIPWNDPAVMMAFKIAPALAAGNTVVLKPDRNASVSVMEITRLAAEIFPPGVLNVVPGYGTEVGSALTAHPKVRKLAFTGSTETGRTVAKAGSSRLVSSILELGGKSPSIVFPDIEDIDAVVANATFGVLMCNGQSCLAGTRLFVHAEIYDRFMEKLVARFRSLRVGPPLDEDTDLSGMIHAAHADKVMSMIEAGIEEGARLVTGGHRAHVAGYESGNFIEPTILEVTNSMTVAREEIFGPVLCVIKWDDYETMISEANDTPYGLASGIYTSNLKNAMETADRLEAGSVWINQYFNLSGGVPFGGFKDSGLGREFCFETLNEYTQLKSITVATSTPPST, from the coding sequence ATGACAGATCAACGAGTCCGGGAGTACGGCGCATTCATCGATGGTGAGTTCCGCGCGCTCGGCCCGGTGTGGTTCGAGGCTCGCGAAGCGGCGACGGGCCAGTTGCTCGCGCGCTTGACACGCTCCGGTCCATCGGAGGTTGACGATGCTGTCGAGGCCGCCGACCGAGCTTTCCCGGCATGGGCCGCCTTCCCCGCAGAGCATCGAGCGGGCCTGCTCATGAAGTTCGCCGCGGCAGTCGAGGCGAACGCGGAGCGGCTCGCACGCCTCGAATCGGTCGACACGGGGCGCCATATCCGCGAGATGCGCGAAGACTATGCTGCGACCGTGACGCAACTGCGCTACTTCGCGTCAGTCGTTCTTGCGCACGAGGGATTCGGGCGTCAGCTCGCGTCGGGATACCTTGTGGCAAAGCGCGTTCCGCTGGGCGTGTGCGGACAGATCATCCCCTGGAACGACCCCGCGGTCATGATGGCGTTCAAGATCGCCCCCGCTCTCGCAGCAGGCAACACGGTGGTCCTGAAGCCGGATCGCAATGCGTCGGTGTCGGTGATGGAGATCACCCGCCTCGCCGCGGAGATCTTCCCTCCTGGTGTCCTGAACGTCGTCCCCGGGTACGGGACCGAGGTCGGGTCGGCGCTGACGGCGCATCCGAAGGTCCGCAAGCTCGCCTTCACCGGCAGCACCGAGACCGGTCGAACGGTGGCCAAGGCCGGGTCGTCACGGCTCGTCTCGTCGATTCTTGAACTGGGTGGGAAGAGCCCGAGCATCGTATTCCCCGACATTGAGGACATCGATGCTGTCGTGGCGAACGCGACCTTCGGTGTTCTCATGTGCAACGGTCAGTCCTGCCTCGCGGGAACGCGGCTCTTCGTCCACGCGGAGATCTATGACCGCTTCATGGAGAAGCTCGTCGCACGTTTCCGGTCGCTGCGGGTGGGACCGCCCCTCGACGAAGACACCGACCTGAGCGGCATGATCCACGCCGCGCATGCGGACAAGGTCATGTCGATGATCGAGGCGGGAATCGAAGAAGGAGCCAGGCTCGTGACGGGCGGGCACCGCGCCCATGTGGCCGGCTACGAGAGCGGCAATTTCATCGAGCCCACCATCCTTGAGGTTACGAATTCCATGACAGTCGCGCGGGAGGAGATCTTCGGACCGGTTCTCTGCGTCATCAAGTGGGATGACTACGAGACGATGATCTCGGAGGCCAATGACACGCCCTACGGATTGGCATCGGGGATCTACACCTCGAACCTGAAGAACGCGATGGAGACCGCTGACCGACTCGAAGCCGGAAGCGTATGGATCAATCAGTACTTCAACCTCTCCGGCGGCGTACCCTTCGGCGGATTCAAGGACAGCGGCCTCGGTCGTGAGTTCTGTTTCGAGACGCTGAACGAGTACACCCAGCTGAAGTCCATCACCGTCGCGACGTCGACACCGCCCTCCACCTAA
- the add gene encoding adenosine deaminase: MLINLHTHLEGRVRPATAFELARTLKLPGADRDWEHALQLDAPADLTVYLEKVSSTYPFFADYESLARIAREAVEDAAADGQNYLELRFGPATHVSPKLSLDDVIAAVCEGVSQGTKNSGMPAGVVVAALRLHGAERNEQVATASARFAGRGVVGFDLAGDELRFPDLEPYVNAFAIARAAGLGLTCHAAEAAPAHAALDAVDLFGVTRIGHGAHLADDPSALRRIADQGIYIEICPTSNLYTGAISTRRQHPAPEFREAGVALVLGDDNPRQTQSPLSAERAVLRDELGFDAVALDRLDADSVEAAFVDDSVRALWRSRLLSPR, encoded by the coding sequence ATGCTGATCAACCTGCACACACACCTCGAGGGACGCGTGCGCCCCGCAACCGCTTTCGAACTCGCGCGCACGCTCAAGCTCCCGGGCGCCGACCGCGACTGGGAACACGCACTGCAGCTCGACGCCCCTGCCGACCTGACCGTGTACCTCGAGAAGGTGTCCTCGACGTACCCGTTCTTCGCAGACTACGAGTCATTGGCTCGGATCGCCCGCGAGGCCGTCGAGGATGCGGCCGCTGATGGCCAGAACTATCTCGAACTGCGCTTCGGCCCCGCCACGCATGTGAGCCCGAAGCTCTCCCTCGACGACGTCATCGCCGCGGTCTGCGAAGGCGTCTCCCAAGGAACGAAGAACAGCGGTATGCCCGCCGGCGTCGTCGTCGCCGCGCTCCGCCTGCACGGCGCCGAGCGCAATGAGCAGGTCGCCACCGCATCCGCTCGGTTTGCCGGACGCGGTGTCGTCGGATTCGACCTCGCCGGTGACGAGCTCCGCTTCCCGGACCTCGAACCCTACGTCAACGCGTTCGCCATCGCCCGCGCCGCAGGGCTCGGGCTCACCTGCCACGCCGCGGAAGCCGCGCCCGCCCACGCAGCGCTCGACGCGGTCGATCTCTTCGGCGTCACCAGGATCGGCCATGGCGCGCACCTCGCCGACGATCCTTCGGCGTTGCGGCGGATAGCGGACCAAGGCATCTACATCGAGATCTGCCCGACATCGAACCTCTACACCGGCGCCATCTCGACACGCCGCCAGCATCCCGCCCCCGAATTCCGTGAGGCGGGAGTCGCGCTCGTCCTCGGAGATGACAACCCCCGGCAGACCCAGTCCCCGCTGTCTGCCGAGCGAGCTGTCCTGCGCGACGAACTCGGATTCGATGCCGTCGCGCTCGATCGATTGGATGCAGACAGTGTCGAGGCTGCATTCGTCGACGACTCAGTCCGTGCTTTGTGGAGGAGTCGCCTTTTGAGTCCTCGTTGA
- a CDS encoding nucleoside hydrolase has protein sequence MTIETAESDRIPVYLDCDTGIDDALALTYLATSPAVRLVGIGTVSGNTSAEQAARNSLDLLGLIGATDVQVSLGARDHLAKAFDGGVPEIHGANGIGGVALPRSLREPGADSAADLLIRLSHDHRGELRIVTVGPLTNVALALRQDPTLPQRVHSLTAMGGAALVSGNVTPVAEANIWNDPEAAAEVFAADWDITLVPLDVTLENTLDEDDRVRLLEAENPAARALGEMLDHYFEFYLPLYGKRSCALHDPLAAAVAVGGVTPTRAPRVPITVDTSGGPGRGQVIADLRNQRLGPVDHPTARTRIVLATDRPLGAHLIETVTVGAPRTEAAEC, from the coding sequence ATGACCATCGAAACCGCCGAGTCCGACCGCATCCCCGTCTACCTGGACTGCGACACCGGCATCGACGACGCCCTCGCGCTCACCTACCTCGCGACTTCTCCGGCCGTCCGACTCGTCGGAATCGGGACCGTCAGCGGCAACACGAGTGCCGAGCAGGCGGCGCGGAACTCCCTCGATCTGCTCGGGCTGATCGGCGCAACCGACGTGCAGGTGAGCCTCGGCGCTCGCGATCACCTCGCCAAGGCGTTCGACGGCGGTGTGCCCGAGATCCACGGCGCGAACGGGATCGGGGGCGTCGCGCTTCCGCGGTCGCTCCGCGAACCGGGAGCCGACAGCGCGGCAGACCTGCTCATCCGGCTGTCCCACGACCATCGCGGCGAACTCCGCATCGTCACCGTCGGGCCACTGACGAACGTCGCCCTCGCGCTGCGACAGGATCCGACCCTTCCGCAGCGGGTGCACAGCCTCACGGCCATGGGCGGCGCGGCGCTCGTGTCGGGGAACGTCACGCCCGTGGCGGAAGCGAACATCTGGAACGACCCCGAGGCAGCGGCCGAGGTATTCGCGGCGGACTGGGACATCACCCTCGTGCCGCTCGACGTCACGCTCGAGAACACCCTGGACGAGGACGATCGGGTCCGACTCCTCGAAGCCGAGAACCCGGCCGCGCGAGCACTCGGGGAGATGCTCGATCACTACTTCGAGTTCTACCTGCCCCTCTACGGCAAGCGCAGCTGCGCGCTGCACGACCCCCTCGCAGCCGCCGTCGCCGTGGGTGGCGTGACGCCCACACGGGCGCCCCGCGTTCCGATCACCGTCGACACGAGTGGAGGGCCTGGTCGTGGCCAGGTGATCGCGGACCTCCGGAACCAGCGGCTGGGACCGGTCGATCATCCGACAGCCCGGACCCGTATCGTCCTCGCCACCGATCGCCCGCTCGGGGCTCACCTCATCGAGACGGTCACCGTCGGGGCGCCACGTACGGAGGCTGCAGAATGCTGA